A window of the Gemmatirosa kalamazoonensis genome harbors these coding sequences:
- a CDS encoding TetR/AcrR family transcriptional regulator: protein MTPRPRKVSDEQIFMATMRAMSRLGPGELTLAEIAGEAGVTAGALVQRFGSKRELLLALSRLAAEGSGDYLAGLRAQHASPLAALREYAECFAHLAESPGALARSLAYLQIDLTDPDFRENLLAQSRATRDGLTSLLADAVAAGELVPNTDVARLARTVETVLGGSLITWATYQDGTAAAWLRADVDAVLAPHLKS, encoded by the coding sequence ATGACCCCGCGCCCGCGCAAGGTCAGCGACGAGCAGATCTTCATGGCGACCATGCGCGCCATGTCGCGCCTCGGCCCCGGCGAGCTGACGCTCGCCGAGATCGCCGGCGAGGCCGGGGTGACGGCGGGCGCGCTCGTGCAGCGGTTCGGGTCGAAGCGCGAGCTGCTGCTCGCCCTGTCGCGACTCGCCGCCGAGGGGAGTGGCGACTACCTCGCCGGGCTGCGGGCACAGCACGCGTCGCCGCTCGCCGCGCTGCGCGAGTACGCCGAGTGCTTCGCGCATCTCGCGGAGTCGCCGGGGGCGCTCGCGCGCAGCCTCGCGTATCTGCAGATCGATCTCACCGACCCCGACTTCCGCGAGAACCTGCTGGCGCAGTCGCGCGCGACCCGCGACGGGCTGACGTCGCTGCTCGCCGACGCGGTGGCGGCGGGTGAGCTGGTGCCTAACACGGACGTGGCGCGGCTCGCGCGCACGGTGGAGACGGTGCTCGGCGGGTCGCTCATCACGTGGGCGACGTATCAGGACGGGACGGCGGCGGCGTGGCTGCGCGCCGACGTGGACGCGGTGCTGGCGCCGCACCTGAAATCGTGA
- a CDS encoding cysteine desulfurase-like protein: MTTFALDDLRAPLSIDAVRGQFPALARLHAGTPVAYFDGPGGTQVPRVVVDAMASYLYHHNANTHWNYPSSAETDALLMEARAAVADLLNGEPHEIVFGANMTTLTFHVSRAIGRGVGGRPTGPGDEIVVTELDHQGNVAPWKEMARERGATIRTVRLDTETGRLDWADLERQLSPRTRLLAIGAASNALGSITDVKRACAMAHDVGALAYVDAVHYTPHTLVDVRDIGCDFLACSAYKFYGPHVGIVWGKAELLAALDVPKLDPAPDEIPERLETGTLSHEGMVGAAAAVDFLATLGGAAAGASRRERLARAYDVLHAQGQALFRQLWDGLGAIDRVTVFGPPPGTPRTPTVSFVVDGVRSEQVAGALADRAVFVSHGDYYASVCVDRLGHAEHGLVRAGAACYTTAEEVERLLDGVRAVARH; the protein is encoded by the coding sequence ATGACCACGTTCGCGCTCGACGACCTGCGCGCGCCGCTCTCCATCGACGCCGTGCGCGGCCAGTTTCCGGCGCTCGCGCGCCTCCACGCCGGGACGCCGGTCGCGTACTTCGACGGCCCGGGCGGCACGCAGGTGCCGCGCGTCGTGGTCGACGCCATGGCGTCGTACCTGTATCACCACAACGCGAACACGCACTGGAACTATCCGTCCAGCGCGGAGACCGACGCGCTCCTCATGGAAGCGCGCGCCGCCGTCGCCGACCTGCTGAACGGCGAGCCGCACGAGATCGTGTTCGGCGCGAACATGACGACGCTCACGTTCCACGTCTCGCGCGCCATCGGCCGCGGCGTCGGCGGCCGTCCGACCGGGCCGGGCGACGAGATCGTCGTCACCGAGCTCGATCACCAGGGCAACGTCGCGCCGTGGAAGGAGATGGCGCGCGAGCGCGGCGCGACGATCCGCACCGTGCGGCTCGACACCGAGACCGGCCGTCTCGACTGGGCGGATCTCGAGCGCCAGCTCTCGCCGCGCACGCGTCTGCTCGCGATCGGCGCCGCCTCCAACGCGCTCGGCAGCATCACCGACGTGAAGCGCGCGTGCGCGATGGCGCACGACGTCGGCGCGCTCGCGTATGTGGACGCGGTGCACTACACGCCGCACACGCTCGTCGACGTGCGCGACATCGGCTGCGACTTCCTCGCGTGCTCGGCGTACAAGTTCTACGGCCCCCACGTCGGCATCGTGTGGGGGAAGGCCGAGCTGCTCGCCGCGCTCGACGTGCCGAAGCTCGATCCGGCACCCGACGAGATCCCCGAGCGGCTGGAGACCGGCACGCTGAGCCACGAGGGGATGGTCGGTGCCGCCGCGGCGGTCGACTTCCTTGCGACGCTGGGCGGTGCGGCGGCCGGCGCGTCGCGTCGCGAGCGCCTCGCGCGCGCGTACGACGTGCTGCACGCGCAGGGGCAGGCGCTGTTCCGCCAGCTCTGGGACGGCCTCGGCGCGATCGACCGCGTGACGGTGTTCGGGCCGCCCCCGGGCACGCCGCGCACGCCGACCGTCTCGTTCGTCGTCGACGGCGTGCGCTCGGAGCAGGTCGCTGGCGCGCTGGCCGATCGCGCGGTGTTCGTGTCGCACGGCGACTATTACGCCTCGGTCTGCGTCGACCGACTCGGCCACGCGGAGCATGGGCTCGTGCGCGCCGGCGCGGCGTGCTACACCACAGCCGAGGAGGTCGAGCGGCTGCTCGACGGCGTGCGCGCCGTCGCCCGCCACTGA
- a CDS encoding PEP-CTERM sorting domain-containing protein: MPLRSHSAARLFVAALALPASTLAQRVANADDRVGQIERATPIKTPEPASLTLMAIGLVALGGALYRRRRAIAD; this comes from the coding sequence ATGCCCCTTCGCTCGCATTCCGCCGCTCGTCTCTTCGTGGCCGCGCTCGCGCTGCCCGCGAGCACGCTGGCCCAGCGTGTCGCGAACGCCGACGACCGCGTCGGGCAGATCGAGCGCGCCACGCCGATCAAGACTCCGGAGCCCGCGTCGCTCACGCTCATGGCCATCGGGCTGGTGGCGCTCGGCGGCGCGCTCTATCGGCGGCGCAGGGCGATCGCGGACTGA
- a CDS encoding NAD(P)-dependent oxidoreductase, whose amino-acid sequence MNVAFLGLGAIGAPMAGHLAAPPFALTVWNRTRERALRFVETHRGARVADTAAEAVRGAEFVITCVPSSREVEALVDGELLDAIPAGALFIDCTSGDPATSRHLAERLAERGIGFVDAPVSGGVIGAEKGTLTVMVGGDAALLDRARPVLAAFGEKIVHCGAIGAGDALKAVNNALLAVHLWSTAEGLAVLERAGVRADIALDVINTSSGRSNASMNLFPERVLTRAFPRTFRLALLDKDVGIGADLARQQKVPAPILQLTAELFRMAHATLGEEADHVEAARIVEQWAAVTIGGPRPSADAPTGVSPNNELEQEL is encoded by the coding sequence ATGAATGTCGCCTTTCTCGGCCTCGGCGCCATCGGCGCCCCGATGGCCGGTCATCTCGCCGCCCCGCCGTTCGCCCTCACGGTCTGGAACCGCACCCGCGAGCGCGCGCTCCGCTTCGTCGAGACGCATCGCGGCGCGCGCGTCGCCGACACCGCCGCGGAGGCCGTGCGCGGGGCGGAGTTCGTGATCACCTGCGTGCCGTCGTCGCGCGAGGTCGAGGCGCTCGTCGACGGCGAGCTGCTCGACGCCATCCCTGCCGGCGCGCTGTTCATCGACTGCACCTCCGGCGACCCCGCGACGTCGCGGCACCTCGCCGAACGGCTCGCGGAGCGCGGCATCGGCTTCGTCGATGCGCCGGTGAGCGGCGGCGTGATCGGCGCGGAGAAGGGAACGCTCACCGTGATGGTGGGCGGCGATGCCGCGCTGCTCGACCGCGCGCGGCCGGTGCTCGCCGCGTTCGGCGAGAAGATCGTGCACTGCGGCGCCATCGGAGCCGGCGACGCGCTGAAGGCGGTGAACAACGCGCTGCTCGCCGTGCATCTCTGGAGCACCGCCGAGGGACTCGCGGTGCTCGAGCGCGCCGGCGTGCGCGCCGACATCGCGCTCGACGTCATCAACACGTCGAGCGGTCGATCCAACGCGTCGATGAACCTCTTCCCGGAACGCGTGCTCACGCGCGCGTTCCCGCGCACGTTCCGGCTCGCGCTGCTCGACAAGGACGTCGGGATCGGCGCCGATCTCGCGCGTCAGCAGAAGGTCCCCGCGCCCATCCTCCAGCTCACCGCGGAGCTGTTCCGCATGGCGCACGCGACGCTCGGCGAGGAGGCCGACCACGTCGAGGCGGCGCGCATCGTCGAGCAGTGGGCCGCCGTCACCATCGGCGGGCCGCGCCCGTCCGCCGACGCGCCCACGGGCGTGTCGCCCAACAACGAGCTGGAGCAGGAGCTATGA
- a CDS encoding heavy metal-binding protein produces MTAVHAVRAVYTAFAGVPGIVRADVTLGGATVEHDGTVTRAALEEAVAIAGFAVVGFREERSLPTL; encoded by the coding sequence ATGACCGCGGTCCACGCGGTGCGCGCCGTGTACACCGCGTTCGCGGGGGTCCCCGGCATCGTGCGGGCCGACGTCACGCTCGGCGGCGCGACGGTGGAGCACGACGGGACCGTGACGCGCGCGGCGCTCGAGGAGGCCGTCGCGATCGCGGGGTTCGCGGTCGTCGGGTTCCGGGAGGAGCGCTCGCTGCCGACGCTGTGA
- a CDS encoding DMT family transporter has product MTRGGSLGRATALVALSACCFGSISILTVVGTRAGTSLTNLLLWRYLPAAVVLSVIARRWPSGATARADRRGVVYAIAVGGGGQALVGLLTLSALRWISAATVGFLFYTYPSWVALFAVARGTEHVDRRRAVSLALSFGGIALMVGAPRDAAWPGVALALSGAVSYALYVPFLHRLEAGTSPALASTYVTAGAALVFLVVAAMDGTLSVHLGPTAWGAAATLALVCTVGGFVAFLRGLATLGPVRAAIVSTVEPFWTALLGAAALGQPLTATTVAGGALIAAAVLLLHVAPSTRL; this is encoded by the coding sequence GTGACGCGCGGCGGCTCGCTCGGCCGCGCCACGGCGCTCGTCGCGCTGAGCGCGTGCTGCTTCGGGTCGATCTCCATCCTCACCGTGGTGGGGACGCGCGCGGGAACGTCGCTCACGAACCTGCTGCTGTGGCGGTACCTGCCGGCGGCGGTGGTGCTCTCCGTCATCGCGCGGCGCTGGCCGAGTGGGGCGACGGCGCGCGCCGATCGACGCGGCGTCGTGTACGCGATCGCGGTGGGCGGTGGCGGGCAGGCGCTCGTCGGCCTGCTGACGCTCTCGGCGCTGCGGTGGATCAGCGCGGCGACGGTCGGCTTCCTGTTCTACACGTATCCGTCGTGGGTGGCGCTGTTCGCCGTGGCGCGCGGCACCGAGCACGTGGACCGGCGGCGCGCGGTGTCGCTCGCGCTGTCGTTCGGCGGCATCGCGCTCATGGTCGGCGCGCCGCGCGATGCGGCGTGGCCCGGCGTGGCGCTCGCGCTCTCGGGCGCGGTGTCGTACGCGCTCTACGTGCCGTTCCTGCACCGGCTGGAGGCGGGCACGTCGCCCGCGCTCGCATCGACGTACGTCACGGCGGGCGCGGCGCTCGTGTTCCTCGTCGTGGCGGCGATGGACGGCACGCTCTCCGTGCATCTCGGGCCGACGGCGTGGGGCGCCGCGGCGACGCTCGCGCTCGTGTGCACGGTGGGCGGCTTCGTCGCGTTCCTGCGGGGGCTCGCGACGCTCGGACCGGTCCGCGCGGCGATCGTGTCGACCGTGGAGCCGTTCTGGACGGCGCTGTTAGGCGCTGCGGCGCTCGGCCAGCCGCTCACCGCGACGACGGTGGCGGGCGGCGCGCTCATCGCGGCGGCGGTGCTGCTCCTGCACGTGGCCCCGTCCACACGGCTCTGA
- the mgtE gene encoding magnesium transporter, whose product MHPADLADVAEALPEDRLVAFLSALPTARAADVLEYLSEDLRSLALEAMSTRQAAALVTEMTPDDRADVLEELEEERAEEILQEIPAAARAETEALLQYEPDSAGGRMTTEFVAAAETLTVEEALRSVRAMARTERREALYTVYTTDAKGRLLGVLSLRELLAAPEGAHLSDVAWTEVHTVLPTAPQGDVVRLASDYDLVAVPVVDDDRRLLGVVTVDDVIDAIEEEQTEDVQKLGGMEALDEPYMQIGFLAMLKKRAGWLSILMVSEMFTTSALQHYDKELERAAVLTLFVPLVMSSGGNSGSQSTSLITRAMALDEVRLRDWWRVAVRELPSGMTLGAILGVIAIVRILLWQHFGFYDYTMQGRTPIGYVAGTIACALVGIVTFGSMTGSMLPFLLRRLGFDPASASAPFVATLVDVTGLIIYFNVALLFLRGTLL is encoded by the coding sequence ATGCACCCGGCCGACCTCGCGGACGTCGCCGAGGCGCTGCCCGAGGACCGGCTCGTCGCGTTCCTCTCCGCGCTGCCGACGGCGCGCGCGGCGGACGTGCTGGAGTACCTGAGCGAGGATCTCCGCTCGCTGGCGCTCGAGGCGATGAGCACGCGGCAGGCCGCGGCGCTCGTCACCGAGATGACGCCGGACGACCGCGCCGACGTCCTCGAGGAGCTGGAGGAGGAGCGCGCCGAGGAGATCCTGCAGGAGATCCCCGCCGCCGCGCGCGCGGAGACGGAGGCGCTGCTCCAGTACGAGCCCGACTCCGCCGGCGGCCGCATGACGACGGAGTTCGTCGCCGCCGCGGAGACGCTCACGGTGGAGGAGGCGCTGCGCTCCGTGCGGGCGATGGCGCGCACCGAGCGGCGCGAGGCGCTGTACACGGTCTACACGACCGACGCGAAGGGGCGACTGTTAGGCGTGCTGTCGCTGCGCGAGCTGCTCGCGGCGCCGGAAGGCGCGCACCTGTCCGACGTCGCATGGACCGAGGTGCACACCGTGCTCCCGACCGCGCCGCAGGGCGACGTGGTGCGCCTCGCGTCGGACTACGACCTCGTGGCCGTGCCGGTCGTCGACGACGACCGTCGCCTGCTCGGCGTCGTGACGGTGGACGACGTCATCGACGCCATCGAGGAGGAGCAGACCGAGGACGTGCAGAAGCTCGGCGGCATGGAGGCGCTCGACGAGCCGTACATGCAGATCGGCTTCCTCGCGATGTTGAAGAAGCGCGCCGGATGGCTCAGCATCCTCATGGTGAGCGAGATGTTCACGACGAGCGCGCTGCAGCACTACGACAAGGAGCTGGAGCGGGCCGCCGTGCTGACGTTGTTCGTGCCGCTGGTCATGAGCTCCGGCGGCAACTCCGGATCGCAGTCCACGTCGCTCATCACGCGCGCGATGGCGCTCGACGAGGTGCGGCTCAGGGACTGGTGGCGCGTCGCCGTGCGCGAGCTGCCGTCGGGGATGACGTTAGGCGCGATCCTCGGCGTGATCGCGATCGTCCGGATCCTGCTCTGGCAGCACTTCGGGTTCTACGACTACACCATGCAGGGCCGCACGCCGATCGGGTACGTCGCGGGCACGATCGCCTGCGCGCTCGTCGGGATCGTGACGTTCGGCTCGATGACCGGCTCGATGCTCCCGTTCCTCCTCCGCCGCCTCGGCTTCGACCCGGCGAGCGCGTCGGCGCCGTTCGTCGCGACGCTGGTGGACGTGACGGGGCTCATCATCTACTTCAACGTGGCGCTCCTGTTCCTGCGCGGCACGCTGCTGTGA
- a CDS encoding dihydrofolate reductase family protein — protein MRTVTYGAAVSLDGFIAGPNGEIDWLRWSDDVDEVMRAFWKDVDAVLMGRKTWDFAATQSGEKHSSRVRTYVFSRTLSAIDARGVTLVRDDAADFVRRLKSEPGGRICLMGGGEFARSLFDAGLVDEVRLNIHPVLLGEGIPTFGDRGTRVPLELTECRTIHGGCVLASYRAAR, from the coding sequence ATGCGAACCGTGACGTACGGCGCCGCCGTCAGTCTGGACGGCTTCATCGCGGGACCGAACGGCGAGATCGACTGGCTCCGCTGGAGCGACGACGTCGACGAGGTGATGCGCGCGTTCTGGAAGGACGTCGACGCGGTGCTCATGGGGCGCAAGACGTGGGACTTCGCCGCGACCCAGTCGGGCGAGAAGCACTCCAGCCGCGTGCGCACCTACGTGTTCTCGCGCACGCTGTCGGCGATCGACGCGCGCGGCGTGACGTTGGTGCGCGACGACGCGGCCGATTTCGTTAGGCGGCTGAAGTCGGAGCCCGGCGGGCGGATCTGCCTCATGGGCGGGGGCGAGTTCGCCCGCTCGCTGTTCGACGCAGGGCTCGTCGACGAGGTCCGGCTCAACATCCACCCGGTCCTTCTCGGCGAGGGCATTCCCACGTTCGGCGACCGCGGCACCCGTGTGCCGCTCGAGCTCACCGAGTGCCGCACCATCCACGGCGGCTGCGTCCTCGCGAGCTACCGCGCCGCCCGTTAG